The following are encoded in a window of Narcine bancroftii isolate sNarBan1 chromosome 2, sNarBan1.hap1, whole genome shotgun sequence genomic DNA:
- the LOC138755139 gene encoding myc proto-oncogene protein-like, translating to MPLTASPFLGKSYNYDYDYDSFQPVFYDEEENFYQQQLPAPSEDIWKKFELLPTPPLSPSRRPSFSLFPSNADQLEMVTEFLGDDLVNQSFICDSDTELKSIIIQDCMWSGFSAAAKLEKVVSERLACLQASRREPATEAPSPAPPPPPPPPPSEAPHAEPRRLASLGLGAASTYLHDLSASVAECIDPCVVFPYPFAEHKASLPAPAGDASPPATDTPSDSEEEEEEEDDDDEEEEEEEEEEEEIDVVTVEKRQPAARRAEPNTNTAGISRLHHRPLVLKRCHVPTHQHNYAAPSPQPPSKRFKVESSRVLKQISTNSRGKCPSPRMSDLEEYDKRRTHNVLERQRRNELKRSFFALRDQIPEVAKNDRAAKVVILKKAAQHIMSIQSDQQRLVTEKEQLRRKREQLKHKLEQLRNWSNQRY from the exons ATGCCTCTGACTGCTTCGCCATTCCTGGGGAAAAGCTACAACTATGATTACGATTATGACTCTTTCCAACCGGTTTTCTACGACGAGGAGGAGAATTTCTACCAGCAGCAGCTGCCGGCTCCGAGCGAGGATATCTGGAAGAAGTTTGAGTTGCTGCCCACCCCTCCCTTGTCTCCGAGCCGGCGACCCAGCTTCAGTCTGTTCCCTTCCAACGCCGACCAGCTGGAGATGGTCACCGAGTTCCTGGGCGACGACCTGGTCAACCAGAGCTTCATCTGCGACTCGGACACCGAGCTCAAGTCGATCATCATCCAGGACTGCATGTGGAGCGGCTTCTCGGCCGCCGCCAAGCTGGAGAAGGTGGTGAGCGAGAGGCTGGCATGCCTGCAAGCGTCGAGGAGGGAGCCGGCCACCGAGGCGCCCTCGCCGGCTCCTCctccgccgccgccgcctccGCCGTCCGAGGCGCCGCACGCCGAGCCCCGCCGCCTGGCCTCGTTGGGGCTGGGCGCCGCCTCCACCTATCTGCACGACCTCAGCGCCTCGGTGGCCGAGTGCATCGACCCGTGCGTCGTTTTCCCCTACCCGTTCGCCGAGCACAAAGCCAGCCTGCCTGCGCCGGCCGGAGACGCCTCGCCGCCCGCCACCGACACGCCGAGCGACTCCG aagaggaggaggaggaggaagatgatgatgatgaggaggaggaagaggaagaagaagaggaggaagagattGACGTGGTGACTGTTGAGAAGAGGCAGCCTGCAGCCAGGAGGGCAGAGCCAAACACCAACACAGCCGGCATTTCCAGGCTGCACCACAGACCCCTGGTTCTTAAGCGCTGCCACGTGCCCACCCACCAGCACAACTACGCTGCCCCCTCCCCGCAGCCCCCTTCCAAGCGGTTCAAGGTGGAGAGCAGCCGGGTCCTCAAGCAGATCAGCACCAACAGCAGAGGGAAGTGCCCGAGCCCAAGGATGTCCGACTTGGAGGAGTATGACAAGAGGAGGACACACAACGTGCTGGAGCGCCAGCGGAGGAACGAACTCAAGCGCAGTTTCTTTGCCTTGAGGGACCAGATCCCAGAGGTGGCAAAAAATGACAGGGCGGCTAAAGTGGTCATACTCAAAAAGGCAGCGCAGCACATAATGTCAATTCAGTCAGACCAGCAGAGACTTGTGACAGAGAAAGAACAATTGAGGAGAAAACGGGAACAGCTGAAACACAAGCTGGAACAGCTGAGGAACTGGAGCAATCAGAGATATTAA